A single window of Chitinophaga sp. XS-30 DNA harbors:
- a CDS encoding YqgE/AlgH family protein translates to MDKLSPGIMLIADPFLKDPNFARTVVLLCEHQEEQGSFGFIINRPFEQKLDELIPDVLVPNIPVYQGGPVQMDTVHFIHQVPELITGGAEIIPGLYWGGDFAAAIQLVNSNPEESGKIRFFIGYSGWSQGQLQGELDEKSWILSAIDPVLLFAADGQEIWKQSLRNLGHSFAMMANFPIDPTLN, encoded by the coding sequence ATGGACAAGCTCTCGCCAGGAATAATGCTGATAGCGGATCCTTTTCTGAAAGATCCGAATTTCGCCCGCACGGTCGTACTGCTTTGCGAACACCAGGAAGAACAGGGAAGTTTCGGTTTTATCATCAACCGGCCTTTTGAACAAAAGCTGGATGAGCTGATCCCGGATGTACTGGTGCCCAATATCCCCGTTTACCAGGGAGGGCCTGTGCAGATGGACACGGTACATTTTATCCACCAGGTGCCGGAGCTGATCACCGGGGGAGCGGAGATTATTCCGGGGCTCTACTGGGGCGGGGACTTTGCCGCCGCCATTCAGCTGGTGAACAGTAATCCTGAAGAAAGCGGGAAAATACGGTTCTTCATCGGTTATTCCGGCTGGAGCCAGGGGCAGCTGCAAGGGGAGCTGGACGAGAAAAGCTGGATATTGTCCGCCATCGACCCGGTATTGTTGTTTGCTGCGGACGGGCAGGAAATATGGAAGCAATCCCTGCGGAACCTGGGGCACAGCTTTGCCATGATGGCCAATTTCCCGATAGACCCTACCCTTAACTGA
- a CDS encoding phosphate acyltransferase, producing the protein MAQGNITDWEAYGVELNNRLGLDNQLFRVIGSKARKDPRRVVFAEADNIKILKAAQVVNDEDIAIPILLGNEKRIRQLMEENGIEIENVAIVDPKSDEMAAKRHHFGELFFKKRQRKGFNLYEAKKIMRERNYFGCMMVETGEADALISGLTRKYPDTIRPALQVIGMEEGAKRVAGMYIINTKRGPLFLADTTVNFNPTAEELADITLLVAKEVRQFNITPRIAMVSYSNYGSSQTPEAQLVSQARRIVKQKDPTLTVDGEIQAAMAFNKEILKDNYPFSELIEGDVNTMIFPNLAAGNVAYNLLQEVAGFDSIGPILLGMKKPVHILQLGSTVRQIVNVVLIAVVDAQTKCCKETDGTEGKKRK; encoded by the coding sequence GTGGCACAGGGAAATATCACCGACTGGGAAGCCTACGGTGTGGAACTGAACAACCGTCTGGGGCTGGATAACCAGCTGTTCCGCGTGATCGGTTCCAAAGCCCGGAAAGACCCCCGCCGCGTTGTATTTGCGGAAGCAGACAATATCAAGATACTGAAAGCCGCGCAGGTGGTGAATGATGAAGATATCGCCATTCCCATTCTGCTGGGCAATGAAAAGCGCATCCGTCAACTGATGGAGGAAAACGGCATCGAGATAGAGAATGTGGCGATCGTTGATCCCAAAAGTGACGAGATGGCCGCCAAACGTCATCACTTCGGGGAGCTGTTCTTTAAAAAACGCCAGCGTAAAGGCTTTAATCTTTATGAAGCCAAGAAGATCATGCGGGAGCGCAACTATTTTGGCTGCATGATGGTGGAAACCGGCGAAGCGGATGCGCTGATCTCCGGCCTCACCCGCAAATACCCCGATACGATCCGTCCCGCCCTGCAGGTGATCGGTATGGAAGAAGGCGCGAAACGTGTAGCCGGGATGTATATCATCAATACAAAACGCGGGCCGCTGTTCCTGGCGGACACTACCGTCAATTTCAATCCCACCGCCGAGGAGCTGGCGGACATTACCCTGCTGGTAGCCAAGGAAGTGCGGCAGTTCAATATCACCCCCAGGATCGCGATGGTATCCTATTCCAACTATGGTTCCAGCCAGACGCCGGAAGCGCAGCTGGTCAGCCAGGCCCGCCGGATCGTGAAGCAGAAAGATCCCACACTCACAGTGGATGGCGAGATACAGGCGGCTATGGCCTTCAACAAGGAAATCCTGAAAGACAACTACCCTTTCTCCGAACTGATAGAAGGGGATGTGAATACGATGATCTTCCCGAACCTGGCGGCAGGGAACGTGGCCTACAACCTGCTGCAGGAAGTGGCCGGCTTCGATTCCATCGGCCCCATCCTGCTCGGCATGAAAAAACCGGTGCATATCCTGCAGCTCGGTTCCACCGTAAGGCAGATCGTGAACGTAGTGCTGATTGCCGTAGTGGATGCACAAACAAAATGCTGTAAAGAGACGGACGGGACCGAGGGGAAAAAACGCAAATGA
- a CDS encoding TolC family protein, with the protein MLAASTCLAQQVLVLDDVVGLAQKSSPSYYRAQSRALNNLYAYRYFRSGQLPQLVLDLNNSSSPLGETVGVPQPDGKIEYRRRSTSNTSLGLGLRQIVPWTGGQFAVRTDLSRFDQFSPETRKAYLATPFSINYYQPSVMYNPYRWERLISPLLYEESKRQYIEDLEVVALDASDYFFRALSAQTQERILLLNVENTDTLYKISKGRFELGKIAENELLQIELNLLNARNSLEQATLAKEVAYQELKRFLNMPKDTEIELNLPSATPLFTVPLDKAVAEAGSNRQAVLEFRRRRLQAEQDVASARGSNGYEFNLRAQLGQSNNDSTMRGAYGGGDVQQNLSIGVAIPIMDWGRARNRVRQAKANRDLIEIDIQQAERSFEQEIYLQTQQFNIQQRLLASASKADTIAQLRYEITKQRYLIGKISITDLNLAQQEKDQASQNYINALRSYWNAYYTVRRLTLYDFERNEKIRYEFTEG; encoded by the coding sequence ATGCTGGCTGCATCAACCTGCCTGGCCCAGCAAGTGCTGGTGCTGGACGATGTGGTGGGCCTGGCGCAGAAAAGCTCGCCTTCCTATTACCGTGCGCAAAGCAGAGCCCTCAACAACCTGTATGCTTACCGGTATTTCCGTTCCGGCCAGCTGCCGCAGCTGGTACTGGACCTGAACAATTCCAGCAGCCCTCTCGGGGAGACCGTGGGGGTGCCGCAACCGGATGGCAAGATCGAATACCGCCGCCGTTCTACTTCTAATACATCACTGGGTCTGGGGTTACGACAAATCGTACCCTGGACCGGTGGTCAATTTGCCGTGCGTACAGACCTTTCCCGGTTCGACCAGTTTTCGCCCGAAACGCGGAAAGCCTATCTGGCCACCCCTTTTTCCATCAACTACTACCAGCCTTCGGTGATGTATAATCCCTACCGCTGGGAGCGCCTGATATCACCGCTGCTGTATGAAGAAAGCAAACGACAGTATATCGAAGACCTGGAAGTGGTGGCGCTGGACGCATCGGACTACTTTTTCCGCGCCCTCTCCGCGCAGACGCAGGAAAGGATACTGTTGCTGAATGTGGAGAATACGGATACGCTGTACAAAATATCAAAAGGACGGTTTGAGTTGGGCAAGATCGCGGAAAATGAACTTTTGCAGATAGAACTGAACCTGCTCAACGCCCGGAATAGCCTGGAACAGGCCACGCTGGCCAAGGAAGTGGCTTACCAGGAGCTGAAACGTTTCCTGAACATGCCCAAGGATACGGAAATAGAACTTAACCTGCCAAGCGCCACGCCGTTGTTCACCGTGCCGCTGGACAAAGCGGTGGCTGAAGCCGGCAGCAACCGCCAGGCTGTGCTGGAATTCAGGCGCAGGCGTTTGCAGGCGGAACAGGATGTAGCCTCCGCCAGGGGCAGCAACGGCTACGAGTTCAACCTGCGGGCACAGCTTGGGCAGTCCAATAACGACTCCACAATGCGCGGCGCCTATGGGGGCGGGGATGTGCAGCAGAATCTCTCCATTGGAGTGGCCATCCCGATCATGGACTGGGGCCGCGCCCGCAACCGCGTACGCCAGGCAAAGGCGAACCGGGACCTGATAGAGATCGATATACAGCAGGCCGAACGCAGCTTTGAACAGGAAATATACCTGCAAACACAGCAATTCAATATCCAGCAGAGGCTGCTGGCCAGCGCTTCCAAAGCGGATACCATCGCGCAACTGCGTTACGAGATCACCAAACAGCGTTATCTTATCGGCAAAATATCCATTACAGACCTCAACCTTGCCCAGCAGGAGAAGGACCAGGCCAGCCAGAATTACATCAATGCCCTGCGCTCCTACTGGAATGCCTATTATACCGTACGGAGGCTTACGCTGTACGATTTTGAGCGGAATGAAAAGATACGGTACGAATTTACGGAAGGATGA
- a CDS encoding DUF4293 domain-containing protein, protein MIQRIQTLFLLVAAIAGGAMGYFNLWKAKISKGTVISEEYFNATSSYLIFTALMVTTLLSLVCVFLYKNRKLQFRLTVLNILLAIGVLVLIYFKVQDNANSIVNSGGTIVQASFLLPAFLPVVMVVCLFLAARGIYKDEKLIKSLDRLR, encoded by the coding sequence ATGATACAACGCATCCAGACCCTCTTTCTATTGGTCGCCGCGATAGCTGGCGGCGCCATGGGATATTTCAACCTGTGGAAAGCAAAGATCTCCAAAGGCACCGTTATCAGCGAAGAGTATTTTAATGCTACATCCAGCTACCTGATATTTACCGCTTTAATGGTCACCACGCTGCTGTCTCTCGTTTGCGTCTTTCTTTACAAGAACCGGAAACTGCAGTTCAGGCTCACGGTATTGAATATACTGCTGGCCATCGGCGTGCTGGTGCTCATCTATTTTAAAGTGCAGGACAATGCCAATTCCATTGTCAACAGCGGCGGCACCATTGTGCAGGCTTCGTTCCTGCTGCCGGCCTTCCTCCCGGTAGTTATGGTGGTTTGCCTGTTCCTGGCAGCGAGAGGTATTTATAAAGATGAAAAACTGATCAAGTCGCTGGACAGGTTGAGATAA
- the atpD gene encoding F0F1 ATP synthase subunit beta has translation MPNTGKIKQIIGPVVDVHFEGKLPEIYNALELTRDNGQKVVLEVQQHLGEDSVRTVAMDSTDGLVRGMAVVDKGFPIKMPIGDAIKGRLFNVVGEAIDGLGQLDTTNGAPIHRQPPRFEDLATDTEVLFTGIKVIDLIEPYAKGGKIGLFGGAGVGKTVLIQELINNIAKGHAGLSVFAGVGERTREGNDLMREMIEANIVRYGDKFKESMEHGGWDLASVDRKELQESQATFIFGQMNEPPGARARVALSGLTMAEYFRDGDGTAGGGRDILFFVDNIFRFTQAGSEVSALLGRMPSAVGYQPTLATEMGLMQERITSTKNGSITSVQAVYVPADDLTDPAPATTFSHLDATTVLSRKISDKGIYPAVDPLDSTSRILTVAVVGEAHYNCAQRVKMILQRYKELQDIIAILGMDELSDEDKLTVSRARRVERFLSQPFHVAEQFTGLKGVLVPIEETIRGFNMIMDGEVDEYPEAAFNLVGSIDDAIEKGKKLLAAAAK, from the coding sequence ATGCCTAACACAGGTAAGATCAAACAAATCATCGGTCCCGTTGTGGACGTGCATTTTGAAGGAAAATTGCCCGAAATTTATAACGCCCTGGAACTGACGCGCGACAATGGCCAGAAAGTAGTGCTGGAAGTGCAGCAGCACCTGGGTGAGGACAGCGTTCGTACTGTAGCCATGGACTCCACGGATGGCCTGGTGCGCGGAATGGCTGTTGTGGACAAGGGATTCCCTATTAAAATGCCGATTGGTGATGCCATCAAAGGCCGTTTGTTCAATGTGGTAGGTGAAGCGATCGACGGTCTGGGCCAGCTGGATACGACCAATGGCGCTCCCATTCACCGTCAGCCTCCCCGTTTTGAAGACCTGGCGACCGACACCGAGGTGTTGTTCACCGGTATTAAAGTGATCGACCTGATCGAGCCTTATGCAAAAGGTGGCAAGATCGGCCTGTTCGGTGGTGCGGGTGTAGGCAAGACCGTATTGATCCAGGAGCTGATCAACAACATCGCAAAAGGCCACGCCGGCCTCTCCGTATTTGCGGGTGTGGGTGAGCGTACCCGTGAAGGGAATGACCTGATGCGTGAAATGATCGAAGCGAATATTGTGCGGTATGGTGATAAATTCAAGGAATCCATGGAACATGGCGGTTGGGACCTGGCATCTGTAGATCGTAAAGAACTGCAGGAATCACAGGCCACCTTCATCTTCGGACAGATGAACGAGCCTCCCGGTGCCCGTGCCCGTGTAGCCCTGTCTGGTCTGACCATGGCAGAATATTTCCGTGATGGCGATGGTACCGCAGGTGGTGGCCGCGACATCCTCTTTTTCGTAGACAACATCTTCCGTTTCACCCAGGCAGGTTCCGAAGTATCCGCCCTGTTAGGCCGTATGCCTTCCGCGGTAGGTTACCAGCCCACCCTGGCCACTGAAATGGGCCTGATGCAGGAACGTATCACATCCACCAAGAACGGTTCCATTACCTCCGTACAGGCGGTATATGTACCGGCGGATGACTTGACCGACCCCGCTCCGGCAACAACCTTCTCCCACCTGGATGCCACAACTGTACTGTCCCGCAAGATCTCCGATAAAGGTATCTACCCCGCGGTAGACCCCCTGGATTCTACCAGCCGTATCCTCACCGTTGCGGTAGTAGGCGAGGCGCACTACAATTGTGCACAGCGTGTGAAAATGATCCTTCAGCGTTATAAGGAGCTGCAGGACATCATCGCCATCCTGGGTATGGACGAGCTGAGCGATGAAGATAAGCTGACCGTATCACGCGCCCGCCGTGTGGAACGTTTCCTCAGCCAGCCCTTCCACGTAGCAGAGCAGTTCACCGGCCTGAAAGGAGTGCTGGTGCCGATCGAAGAAACGATCCGTGGCTTCAATATGATCATGGATGGTGAAGTGGATGAATATCCTGAAGCAGCATTCAACCTCGTAGGTTCCATCGACGACGCCATCGAGAAAGGCAAGAAGCTGCTGGCAGCCGCTGCTAAATAA
- a CDS encoding ABC transporter permease, with translation MRKLWGARNMNNLNIALDSLVANRLRSFLTALGIIFGVGAVIAMLAIGRGAKEEIMNQMKLVGVNNIVIRPVTEEQKNEEESGDQENKAARMEEKKKFSKGLSLQDAYSILKMIPTVEAVSPEMILDQDVIYSGKSRKLKMVGIEPAFFELNNIGLSSGKMFNSTQLTGGEGVCIIGAGVKRKFFISEDPLGKVIKCGQQWLKVIGVTDEKMISSATKENLGIRDYNMDIYVPIQTALVRYKNPAIRIERLAWFQESNTPQSASPHQLDQLIVKVRQPEQLTETAGIISRMLKRRHSDVMDFEVSIPEQLLQQQQKTKDVFNIVLSAIAGISLLVGGIGIMNIMLASVLERTKEIGIRMALGAQKNDIVMQFLFEAVLISLCGGIIGIILGVLGAYIVDKVADIKTIVSAVSIFLSFVLASSVGLIFGISPARKAADQNPIECLRHA, from the coding sequence ATGCGAAAATTATGGGGAGCCCGTAATATGAACAATCTCAACATTGCACTGGATTCGCTTGTGGCCAACAGGCTGCGCTCGTTCCTTACCGCGCTGGGCATCATTTTCGGCGTGGGCGCAGTGATCGCCATGCTCGCCATCGGGCGCGGCGCAAAGGAAGAGATCATGAACCAGATGAAACTGGTGGGCGTCAACAATATTGTGATCAGGCCGGTTACGGAAGAACAGAAAAATGAAGAGGAGAGCGGAGATCAGGAAAACAAAGCGGCGCGTATGGAAGAAAAGAAAAAGTTCTCCAAAGGCCTCAGCCTGCAGGATGCTTATAGTATCCTGAAAATGATCCCGACCGTGGAAGCCGTCAGCCCGGAAATGATCCTGGACCAGGACGTTATTTACAGCGGCAAAAGCCGGAAACTCAAAATGGTGGGCATTGAGCCGGCATTCTTTGAACTGAACAACATCGGCCTGTCCTCCGGCAAAATGTTCAACAGTACCCAGCTCACCGGAGGAGAAGGCGTTTGCATCATCGGTGCGGGCGTGAAGCGGAAGTTCTTTATTTCGGAAGATCCGCTGGGCAAGGTTATCAAATGCGGCCAGCAATGGCTCAAAGTGATCGGGGTGACAGATGAGAAGATGATCAGCAGCGCTACAAAGGAAAACCTGGGCATCCGCGATTATAACATGGATATCTACGTACCGATACAGACCGCCCTCGTGCGGTACAAGAATCCAGCTATCCGCATCGAGCGGCTGGCATGGTTCCAGGAGAGCAATACCCCGCAGTCGGCTTCCCCGCATCAGCTGGACCAGTTGATCGTGAAAGTGCGGCAGCCGGAGCAACTGACGGAAACCGCCGGCATCATCAGCCGTATGCTGAAGCGCAGGCACAGCGATGTGATGGATTTTGAAGTGAGCATCCCCGAGCAATTGCTGCAACAGCAGCAAAAAACGAAGGATGTGTTCAATATTGTGCTCAGCGCCATCGCAGGCATATCGCTGCTGGTAGGCGGCATCGGTATCATGAATATTATGCTGGCCTCCGTGCTGGAGCGGACCAAAGAGATCGGCATCCGCATGGCTTTGGGTGCGCAGAAGAACGATATTGTGATGCAGTTCCTCTTTGAAGCAGTGCTGATCAGCCTTTGCGGCGGCATTATCGGCATCATTCTCGGTGTGCTGGGCGCTTATATTGTAGACAAGGTGGCCGATATCAAGACCATCGTTTCCGCTGTTTCCATTTTTTTATCCTTTGTACTGGCCTCTTCCGTGGGACTGATATTCGGTATCTCTCCTGCGCGAAAGGCTGCTGACCAGAACCCGATAGAATGTTTACGCCATGCTTAG
- the uvrA gene encoding excinuclease ABC subunit UvrA, whose amino-acid sequence MRTKKTKEAIAEREPESTQDHIFIKGARVHNLKNVTVSIPRNKMVVVTGVSGSGKSSLTMDTLYAEGQRRYAESLSAYARQFLMRMNKPDVDYIKGICPAIAIEQKVVTRTPRSTVGSMTELYDYLRLLYARAGKTYSPVSGEEVKKHEVSDVVDYLSRLKQGSKVQILVPFRQHANRKPAEELNILMQKGFSRLYADGSLVRIEELLEQKTLKIAKSAYVLIDRIVAKDFDEDDKHRIADSVQTAFYEGEGDCYLEVDGDIKQRFSNRFELDGIQFEEPVPNLFSFNNPYGACPVCEGFGQVLGIDPDLVMPDKRLSIYEGAIAPWRGEKMGEYKEALIKAARKFNFPIHKPVSELTDEQIQLLWNGNEHFYGLNEFFKMVEQNLYKVQYRVMQARYRGRTTCPACKGARLRQEALYVKVGGESIAALVDMPVEKLKIWFDKLELNEYQQQVSKRIMIEVNHRIKTLLDVGLGYLTLNRLANSLSGGESQRIQLTRTLGSNLTNSLYILDEPSIGLHARDTHRLIKVLHELRDLGNTVVIVEHDEQIMEKADYIIDMGPLASHLGGEVIFAGTYPEILKDGQSLTGKYLSGHLRIEPPAHLRKWKRSIVLEGCRQNNLKNIDVEFPLGILTVVSGVSGSGKTTLVKQILYPALMKLKGEFTDRVGQHRIMKGDVDYVTQIEMIDQNPIGKSSRSNPVTYIKAYDEIRDLFSKQPLSKMRGFQPKHFSFNVDGGRCDACKGEGEVIVEMQFLADVHLTCESCGGKRFKDEVLEVMYKGKNIYDILELGVDEAIEFFRDEKDVIGRIRPLSDVGLGYVKLGQSSDTLSGGEAQRVKLASFLGKGKAQGHILFIFDEPTTGLHFHDIKKLLSSFNALIDQGHSVLVIEHNLDVIRSADWAIDLGPEGGEGGGNLLYTGVPEGLKKVKESYTGKFL is encoded by the coding sequence ATGCGCACAAAAAAGACCAAGGAAGCAATTGCTGAACGCGAACCGGAAAGCACACAGGACCATATTTTTATTAAAGGCGCCAGGGTGCATAATCTCAAGAATGTTACCGTGTCAATCCCCCGAAACAAAATGGTGGTGGTCACCGGCGTCAGCGGCTCCGGCAAATCCAGCCTTACGATGGACACGCTTTACGCCGAAGGCCAGCGCCGCTACGCGGAAAGCCTCAGCGCCTATGCCCGCCAGTTCCTCATGCGGATGAACAAACCGGATGTTGATTATATCAAGGGCATTTGTCCCGCTATTGCCATTGAACAGAAGGTCGTTACCCGCACGCCCCGTTCCACCGTTGGCTCCATGACGGAATTGTATGATTACCTGCGCCTGCTCTATGCCCGCGCGGGTAAAACCTATTCTCCCGTATCGGGGGAAGAAGTGAAGAAACATGAGGTGAGCGATGTGGTGGATTACCTTTCCCGGTTAAAGCAAGGCAGCAAAGTGCAGATACTGGTGCCTTTCCGGCAGCATGCGAACCGCAAGCCTGCGGAGGAACTGAATATCCTCATGCAGAAGGGCTTTTCGAGATTGTATGCGGATGGCAGCCTGGTGCGTATAGAAGAGCTGCTGGAACAGAAGACCCTGAAGATCGCCAAATCTGCTTACGTACTGATAGACCGTATAGTGGCGAAGGATTTTGATGAAGATGACAAACACCGGATCGCGGATAGTGTGCAGACGGCCTTTTATGAAGGAGAGGGTGATTGTTACCTGGAAGTGGATGGCGATATCAAACAGCGGTTCTCCAACCGTTTTGAACTGGATGGCATTCAGTTCGAGGAACCGGTGCCCAATCTCTTCTCTTTCAACAATCCCTACGGGGCATGCCCCGTCTGTGAAGGCTTTGGACAGGTGCTGGGCATCGATCCGGACCTGGTGATGCCGGACAAGCGCCTCAGCATTTATGAAGGCGCCATCGCGCCCTGGCGGGGGGAGAAGATGGGCGAATACAAGGAGGCCCTGATCAAGGCTGCCCGGAAGTTCAATTTCCCCATTCATAAGCCGGTATCGGAATTGACGGATGAACAGATACAGCTGTTGTGGAACGGCAATGAGCATTTCTACGGGCTGAACGAGTTCTTCAAAATGGTGGAGCAGAACCTCTACAAGGTGCAATACCGCGTCATGCAGGCCCGCTACCGTGGCCGTACCACCTGCCCCGCCTGCAAGGGCGCCCGGCTGCGGCAGGAAGCCCTGTACGTGAAAGTAGGCGGGGAGAGCATTGCGGCGTTGGTGGACATGCCGGTAGAAAAACTGAAAATATGGTTCGACAAGCTCGAACTGAACGAATACCAGCAGCAGGTATCCAAACGCATCATGATTGAAGTGAACCACCGGATAAAAACCTTGCTGGACGTTGGATTGGGTTACCTGACACTGAACCGGCTGGCCAATTCGCTCAGCGGCGGGGAAAGCCAGCGCATTCAGCTGACGCGCACACTCGGCAGCAATCTCACCAATTCCCTCTACATCCTGGATGAGCCAAGCATCGGCCTGCATGCCCGGGATACCCACCGGCTGATCAAGGTACTGCATGAATTGCGGGACCTTGGCAATACCGTGGTGATCGTGGAGCATGACGAGCAGATCATGGAGAAGGCGGACTACATCATTGACATGGGGCCGCTGGCCAGCCATCTGGGCGGGGAAGTGATCTTCGCCGGTACTTATCCTGAAATACTGAAAGACGGTCAGAGCCTTACCGGCAAATACCTCAGCGGGCATCTCCGCATAGAACCGCCGGCACATCTCCGCAAATGGAAACGCTCTATTGTGCTGGAAGGCTGCCGGCAGAACAATCTCAAGAACATCGATGTGGAATTTCCGCTGGGCATCCTCACCGTAGTCAGCGGTGTGAGCGGTTCGGGGAAGACCACGCTCGTTAAACAGATATTATACCCAGCCCTGATGAAACTGAAGGGAGAATTTACGGACCGTGTGGGGCAGCATCGCATCATGAAAGGGGATGTAGATTATGTTACGCAGATAGAGATGATCGATCAGAACCCTATCGGCAAATCCTCCCGTTCCAACCCCGTAACCTATATCAAGGCGTATGACGAGATACGCGATCTTTTTTCCAAACAGCCGCTGAGCAAGATGCGCGGATTTCAGCCGAAACATTTTTCTTTTAATGTGGATGGCGGCCGCTGCGATGCCTGCAAGGGCGAAGGGGAAGTGATCGTGGAAATGCAGTTCCTTGCAGATGTACATCTTACCTGCGAAAGCTGCGGCGGCAAACGCTTCAAGGATGAAGTGCTGGAAGTGATGTATAAGGGCAAGAACATTTACGATATACTGGAACTGGGTGTGGATGAAGCGATAGAATTTTTCAGGGATGAAAAAGATGTGATCGGAAGGATCCGTCCCTTGAGCGATGTGGGGTTGGGTTATGTAAAGCTGGGCCAGTCGTCGGACACATTGAGCGGCGGTGAAGCGCAAAGGGTAAAACTGGCGTCTTTCCTGGGCAAAGGCAAGGCGCAGGGGCATATTCTTTTCATCTTCGATGAACCAACGACGGGCCTGCACTTCCATGATATCAAAAAACTGCTCAGCTCATTCAATGCGCTGATCGATCAGGGGCATTCCGTACTGGTGATCGAGCATAACCTGGATGTGATCCGCTCGGCCGACTGGGCGATAGATCTGGGGCCGGAAGGCGGTGAAGGCGGCGGCAACCTGTTATATACCGGTGTGCCGGAAGGGCTGAAGAAAGTGAAGGAAAGTTATACAGGGAAGTTCTTGTAA
- a CDS encoding ABC transporter permease: MEFKLFYHFGRFILMIRGMFSRPENMRMYWKEFMHQCNDIGVGSLGIVFIISLFLGAVTTVQTAYQLVAGFIPKSTIAQIVRDTLILELAPTMVCIVLGGVVGSKIASELGNMRISEQIDAQEIMGINTKAYLIGPKILASMLTIPCLVVIAAFLGIWGGLQAGMLSGIISSEEYMEGLRGSFDGYNVFVMLSKSYTYSFIISSIPAYYGYNVSGGALEIGRASTKSVVVSCILILFTDYLLAAMLL; the protein is encoded by the coding sequence ATGGAATTCAAGCTTTTTTATCATTTCGGCAGGTTTATACTGATGATACGCGGCATGTTCTCCCGTCCGGAAAACATGCGGATGTACTGGAAGGAGTTCATGCATCAGTGCAATGATATCGGCGTAGGGTCATTAGGGATAGTATTCATTATTTCCCTGTTCCTGGGTGCGGTTACTACCGTGCAAACGGCTTATCAGCTGGTAGCGGGTTTCATTCCGAAATCCACTATCGCCCAGATCGTGAGGGATACCCTCATCCTGGAGCTGGCGCCCACCATGGTATGCATCGTGCTGGGCGGAGTGGTAGGTTCCAAGATCGCCTCTGAACTGGGCAATATGCGCATTTCGGAGCAGATCGATGCACAGGAGATCATGGGCATCAATACAAAAGCCTACCTGATAGGGCCGAAGATACTGGCATCCATGCTCACGATCCCCTGCCTGGTGGTGATCGCCGCGTTCCTGGGGATCTGGGGAGGCCTTCAGGCCGGCATGCTCAGCGGCATTATCTCCTCAGAGGAGTATATGGAAGGGCTGAGAGGATCGTTTGACGGGTATAACGTATTTGTAATGCTGAGCAAATCCTATACTTATTCCTTCATCATTTCCAGCATCCCGGCCTATTACGGCTACAATGTGTCCGGCGGCGCACTGGAGATCGGCCGGGCCAGTACCAAATCGGTAGTGGTCAGCTGTATCCTGATCCTGTTCACGGACTATCTCCTGGCGGCCATGCTGCTCTAA
- the atpC gene encoding ATP synthase F1 subunit epsilon — protein MLLEILTPERKLYTGEVYGIQLPGVDGSFEILDRHAPLIAALGKGRMKVLKNKASAEHFTIDGGFVEVLNNKATVLVEGAVAM, from the coding sequence ATGTTATTGGAAATATTAACACCGGAAAGAAAGCTTTACACAGGCGAAGTTTACGGCATCCAGCTACCGGGTGTGGATGGTTCTTTCGAGATACTGGACCGGCACGCCCCGCTGATCGCAGCGCTGGGAAAGGGCAGGATGAAGGTGCTGAAAAACAAGGCCAGTGCAGAGCATTTCACTATAGACGGTGGTTTCGTGGAGGTGCTGAACAACAAGGCTACCGTTCTGGTAGAAGGCGCCGTAGCGATGTAA